From Thalassotalea euphylliae, the proteins below share one genomic window:
- the aroE gene encoding shikimate dehydrogenase, whose protein sequence is MDKYAVFGHPITQSKSPQIHQKFAESTQQNIEYTAIDPGPDNFEKGIQQFVAAGGKGCNITMPFKQQAYKLAGQLSERAKLAGAVNTLTFHSDGTISGDNTDGAGLVNDLLANGAKLNKKVLLIGAGGAARGVIKPLLDCQPELLIIVNRTHEKAELLADKFQAFGNIHALSITELAAKHSFDVIINSSSTSLTGELPPVPPSIFSAGCFAYDMVYQDKPTCFLTWAAEHGATTIVDGLGMLVGQAAESFRVWRGVEPAKEPVLTMLRAELTS, encoded by the coding sequence ATGGATAAATATGCCGTTTTTGGCCACCCGATCACCCAATCTAAGTCGCCCCAAATTCACCAAAAGTTCGCTGAGAGTACGCAGCAAAATATCGAATATACAGCAATAGACCCTGGACCTGATAACTTTGAAAAGGGTATTCAGCAATTCGTCGCTGCGGGTGGAAAAGGCTGCAATATCACCATGCCATTTAAACAACAAGCATATAAGCTAGCCGGGCAGCTTTCCGAACGAGCAAAACTCGCAGGTGCCGTTAATACACTTACATTCCACAGCGACGGAACAATATCTGGTGACAATACTGATGGCGCGGGTTTAGTTAATGATCTGTTAGCAAATGGCGCTAAGCTCAACAAAAAGGTGCTATTAATCGGTGCTGGTGGGGCTGCGCGCGGTGTCATTAAGCCGTTACTTGATTGCCAGCCAGAGCTTTTGATTATTGTTAATCGCACCCATGAAAAAGCAGAATTGCTTGCAGACAAGTTTCAAGCGTTTGGCAATATTCATGCATTATCTATAACTGAGTTGGCAGCGAAGCATAGCTTTGATGTGATTATCAATTCCAGCTCTACCAGTTTAACGGGGGAATTACCGCCAGTGCCCCCCAGTATTTTCTCTGCAGGGTGTTTTGCTTACGATATGGTGTACCAAGATAAACCAACCTGTTTTCTCACTTGGGCAGCAGAGCATGGTGCCACGACAATTGTTGATGGTCTTGGAATGCTAGTGGGTCAGGCTGCAGAAAGCTTTAGAGTTTGGCGCGGGGTTGAGCCGGCTAAAGAGCCTGTTTTGACTATGCTTCGAGCTGAGCTTACTAGCTAA